Proteins from a genomic interval of Clostridium sp. AN503:
- a CDS encoding LacI family DNA-binding transcriptional regulator, protein MAKRATIKDIALKAGVSLGTVHLALSDKTGVSEKTREKIRALAKELDYHPNAVAASLKRKTLRLAVCFPEMEGDNRFYYPQLWNGINACQETLHDFNISMQKFEYPEDWRENRREGRKIPSLEEVTGLLDAGELDGLVVHGNRCPFTPEQLKGYVERGLALALVDTDIPDSGRLCCVAADYDSIGRTMAELVLGRIPSCGSILMCAGKAEYPSHSLIVEGFEAYMQENGHENLIYMEHSNQVSDEAYQSILEYVKRPDVAAACSVSSRSTLMLGKALEETGRAGKVMAVGSDLFDESKDFLRRGTFQNLVQKNPFAQAYMATRFLTDYLLRDVQPEELFVVGSQIVFRSNLSLFEKNSVRFLE, encoded by the coding sequence ATGGCAAAAAGGGCGACGATCAAGGACATTGCATTGAAAGCAGGCGTTTCACTGGGAACGGTGCATCTGGCACTCAGTGACAAGACGGGGGTCAGTGAAAAGACCCGGGAAAAAATACGTGCGCTGGCAAAGGAACTGGATTATCACCCCAATGCTGTGGCGGCATCATTAAAAAGGAAAACGCTGCGTCTGGCGGTCTGCTTCCCGGAAATGGAAGGGGACAACCGGTTTTATTATCCGCAGCTGTGGAACGGGATCAATGCATGTCAGGAGACTCTGCATGACTTTAATATTTCCATGCAGAAGTTCGAGTATCCGGAGGACTGGAGAGAAAACCGCAGGGAGGGCAGAAAGATCCCTTCCCTGGAGGAAGTGACAGGACTTTTGGATGCCGGCGAGCTGGACGGGCTGGTGGTGCACGGCAACCGGTGCCCGTTTACGCCTGAGCAGCTGAAAGGCTATGTGGAACGGGGGCTTGCCCTTGCGCTGGTGGATACGGATATTCCGGACAGCGGAAGGCTGTGCTGTGTGGCGGCGGATTACGACAGTATCGGGCGGACCATGGCAGAGCTGGTGCTTGGAAGGATCCCATCCTGCGGCAGCATCCTTATGTGTGCAGGGAAAGCGGAATATCCTTCCCATAGCCTGATCGTGGAGGGATTTGAAGCTTATATGCAGGAGAATGGACATGAAAACCTGATCTACATGGAGCATTCCAACCAGGTCAGCGACGAGGCCTACCAGAGTATCCTGGAATATGTGAAACGCCCGGATGTTGCGGCGGCCTGCAGCGTTTCTTCGAGATCCACCCTGATGCTGGGGAAGGCCCTGGAGGAAACAGGGCGCGCCGGGAAGGTGATGGCGGTGGGGAGCGATTTGTTTGACGAGAGCAAGGATTTTCTGCGGCGGGGGACTTTTCAGAACCTGGTACAGAAGAATCCCTTTGCCCAGGCTTATATGGCGACCCGTTTTCTGACGGATTATCTTTTACGGGATGTGCAGCCGGAGGAATTGTTTGTGGTAGGGAGCCAGATCGTGTTCCGGAGTAATCTGAGCCTGTTTGAGAAGAATTCCGTACGGTTTTTGGAATAG
- a CDS encoding putative holin-like toxin, which translates to MRQLLISFGGLIIAFLAFLNKRNRKK; encoded by the coding sequence CTGAGACAGCTGCTCATATCCTTTGGCGGTCTTATAATTGCGTTCCTTGCCTTTCTCAATAAGAGAAATAGAAAGAAATAA
- a CDS encoding helix-turn-helix transcriptional regulator: MLVWDGIITVINLALLLLYICLIVLMIRALLKYLRSKNEKGDASAPQKSLGETLKAHRTRCSMTQEFVAEAIGVSRQAVSKWEMGASVPSTGNLLALAKLFDISVDDLLKLKGTDNC; this comes from the coding sequence ATGTTAGTCTGGGATGGTATTATCACAGTGATCAACCTGGCTCTGCTTCTCCTTTATATCTGCCTGATTGTCCTTATGATACGGGCGCTTTTAAAATACCTCCGGTCGAAAAACGAAAAAGGTGACGCTTCCGCACCTCAAAAATCTTTAGGAGAAACTCTGAAGGCACATCGAACCAGATGCAGTATGACACAGGAATTTGTAGCAGAAGCAATCGGTGTCAGCAGACAGGCTGTATCCAAGTGGGAAATGGGCGCGTCTGTCCCCAGTACCGGCAATCTGCTGGCCCTTGCGAAATTATTTGACATTTCTGTTGATGATCTGTTGAAATTGAAAGGAACTGACAACTGTTGA
- a CDS encoding N-acetyltransferase codes for MKITIREYRETDLPAMICIWNEVVEEGIAFPQEECLDEKTGREFFAGQSYCGVAEDSETGKIHGLYILHPNNVGRCGHICNASYAVSSESRGRHIGELLVKDCLEQGKEHGFGVLQFNAVVESNIHARHLYERLGFVQLGTIPGGFRMKDGHYEAICPYYHILQRDEGTVC; via the coding sequence ATGAAAATCACCATTAGAGAATACAGAGAAACCGATCTGCCCGCCATGATCTGCATCTGGAATGAGGTGGTGGAGGAGGGGATCGCCTTTCCGCAGGAGGAATGCCTGGATGAAAAGACCGGCAGGGAATTTTTTGCAGGCCAGAGTTATTGCGGCGTTGCGGAAGATTCCGAAACTGGAAAGATTCACGGGCTGTACATCCTGCATCCCAACAATGTGGGGCGGTGCGGACACATCTGCAATGCCAGTTATGCGGTCAGCTCAGAGAGCCGCGGACGCCATATCGGGGAACTGCTTGTGAAGGATTGTCTGGAGCAGGGAAAGGAGCACGGGTTTGGCGTGCTCCAGTTCAATGCGGTGGTAGAAAGCAATATTCATGCAAGGCATCTGTATGAGAGGCTTGGCTTTGTGCAGCTCGGGACGATTCCGGGCGGGTTTCGCATGAAGGACGGGCATTATGAAGCCATCTGTCCTTACTACCATATACTGCAGCGCGATGAAGGAACGGTCTGCTAA
- a CDS encoding HAMP domain-containing sensor histidine kinase: MNTWMKRKLSALKSRMVFRLWAIMMVLVMFGIGFMWFVQIFLFEQNYADASLKEALDRLAPVMEDLVTEDIGNDDRLLGYISHMNGELYLLGEDGKMIQMYSSGHLVNQRDNREEQFIWDSVRKKPEFQNLLNGVPYRYIERHRNRIIGFELGFPVTYSGQRCYMIMRNILMTRTVLDLNRRQLTFLSILLTATAAVLAGVLSRQFTRPIYEIKDSVDKLTRNDFSIAPELDRDDELGQLSHSVTELGQALQRVDVLRKEVIANVSHELRSPLSLITGYAEMVRDITWHDDIQRNENLNLIISESNRMSEMVSDILDYSQFQAGYIQLKKSWYNLYDILESEIAHCRQEAAEHGIRLELLSPSSDIQLTLDAIKISQVVRNLLNNAINHTAEGGEILVRITETPDGFRVSVANPGPPIPEKDRELIWERYRRSQHQSGRRSGTGIGLSIVSTILQAHGMDYGVDSADGWNLFWFECPASDC; this comes from the coding sequence TTGAATACATGGATGAAACGTAAGCTTTCCGCCTTAAAAAGCCGGATGGTATTCCGGCTCTGGGCGATCATGATGGTGCTTGTAATGTTTGGCATCGGATTTATGTGGTTTGTGCAGATTTTTCTATTTGAACAGAACTACGCAGACGCCTCCCTGAAAGAAGCGCTGGACCGGCTGGCCCCGGTCATGGAAGACTTGGTCACGGAGGATATCGGAAACGATGACCGTCTTCTCGGTTATATCAGCCACATGAATGGGGAACTGTACCTGCTCGGCGAGGATGGGAAGATGATCCAGATGTACTCCTCCGGTCATCTGGTGAATCAGAGGGACAACCGTGAGGAGCAGTTTATCTGGGATTCCGTGCGGAAAAAACCGGAATTTCAAAATCTGTTAAATGGTGTGCCCTACCGCTATATCGAGCGGCACCGAAACCGCATTATCGGCTTTGAGCTGGGATTCCCGGTCACCTACAGCGGACAACGGTGCTATATGATCATGCGCAATATCCTGATGACCCGGACCGTGCTGGACCTAAACAGGCGTCAGCTCACATTTTTAAGCATCCTGCTCACCGCCACCGCTGCGGTCCTGGCCGGGGTGCTGTCCCGTCAGTTTACACGGCCCATCTATGAGATCAAGGATTCGGTGGATAAACTGACCCGGAATGATTTTTCCATCGCCCCTGAACTGGACCGGGATGACGAGCTTGGGCAGCTGTCCCATTCCGTAACAGAGCTGGGCCAGGCGCTTCAGCGGGTGGATGTGCTGCGCAAGGAGGTCATCGCCAATGTCTCCCACGAGCTGCGCTCTCCGCTCTCCCTGATCACCGGCTACGCGGAAATGGTGCGCGACATCACATGGCATGACGATATACAACGCAATGAAAATCTGAACCTGATCATCAGCGAGTCCAACCGCATGAGCGAGATGGTGAGCGATATCCTGGACTACTCCCAGTTCCAGGCCGGTTACATCCAGCTCAAGAAAAGCTGGTACAACCTTTATGATATCCTGGAATCAGAGATCGCACACTGCCGTCAGGAAGCAGCGGAACACGGCATCCGTCTGGAACTGTTAAGCCCTTCCTCGGACATCCAGCTGACCCTTGACGCCATTAAGATCAGTCAGGTAGTCAGAAACCTGTTAAACAACGCCATCAATCATACTGCCGAGGGCGGGGAGATCCTGGTCCGGATCACGGAAACACCCGATGGCTTCCGCGTATCGGTAGCCAATCCAGGACCTCCCATCCCGGAAAAAGACCGGGAACTGATCTGGGAGCGTTATCGGCGCAGCCAGCATCAGAGCGGGCGGCGCTCCGGCACCGGGATCGGCCTTTCCATTGTCAGCACGATCCTGCAGGCACACGGAATGGACTATGGCGTGGATTCTGCGGATGGGTGGAACCTGTTCTGGTTTGAATGCCCTGCCTCAGACTGTTAG
- a CDS encoding response regulator transcription factor, which yields MPRLLITDDDLHLRKLVRTYADLEGYQCEEAGDGPAALAALQKNDFDLVVLDVMMPGPDGFETLAEIRKTSSVPVIMLTARNEEYDKLLGFNLGIDDYVSKPFSPKELMARIGAVLRRSSLKQERRPIESLVFGELCIIPDSRTVTLSQKRLNLPPKEFDLLLKLAQNERIVLSREKLLETVWGYNYYGDVRTVDTHVKSLREHLGEYRKLIQTVWGVGYKLEYMDET from the coding sequence ATGCCGCGTTTACTTATCACCGATGATGATCTGCATCTGCGAAAACTGGTGCGCACCTATGCAGACCTGGAGGGCTATCAGTGTGAGGAGGCAGGAGACGGTCCCGCCGCGCTCGCCGCCCTGCAGAAGAACGACTTTGATCTGGTGGTCCTGGATGTGATGATGCCCGGGCCCGACGGTTTTGAAACTCTTGCAGAGATCAGGAAAACAAGCAGCGTCCCCGTCATCATGCTGACTGCAAGAAATGAAGAATACGACAAGCTTTTAGGCTTTAACCTCGGGATCGATGATTATGTGTCAAAACCGTTCAGTCCAAAAGAGCTGATGGCACGGATCGGAGCAGTACTGCGCCGCAGCAGTCTGAAACAGGAACGCCGCCCCATAGAGTCCCTGGTATTCGGAGAACTGTGCATCATTCCCGATTCCCGGACCGTCACCCTGAGCCAAAAACGTCTGAACCTTCCGCCCAAGGAATTTGACCTTCTATTAAAGCTGGCGCAGAATGAACGGATCGTGCTGAGCCGGGAAAAGCTTTTGGAGACCGTATGGGGTTACAACTATTATGGAGATGTCCGCACGGTGGACACCCATGTCAAATCCCTCCGGGAGCATTTGGGAGAATACCGGAAACTGATACAGACCGTCTGGGGAGTGGGGTATAAACTTGAATACATGGATGAAACGTAA
- a CDS encoding efflux RND transporter periplasmic adaptor subunit produces the protein MERKKKIIAGAAVCAVVAAGAAVFLGGSKGSLESFGGSGGPGGMGGPGGMQTAVAATVVKASEPVTGDLNLSTSLTGTVEAADVVYVYAKASGDVTSVNVKAGDVVAQGQVLCEIDTEQVDSAKNSMESASVNLSEAKSNLSRMQILYSGGDISEQEYEQYTNAVRSAQLQYESAKLAYEKQVEYSTVTAPIAGRIESCDVEVYDRVSQSGQLCVIAGEGGSRITFYVTQRMLKNLNEGDALEIIKNGSAYEGHISEISSMVDSESGLFKVKAEMENTDEIAIGSTVKINLVTERAENAMLVPVDAIYYSNSNAYVYLYQDGVAKMAQVEVGLYDSESAEILSGLSRDDVVVSTWSSNLYEGAVIRLQDGEGA, from the coding sequence ATGGAAAGGAAAAAGAAGATCATAGCGGGAGCCGCTGTCTGTGCAGTCGTTGCGGCAGGTGCGGCGGTTTTCCTGGGAGGAAGCAAAGGCAGTTTGGAAAGCTTTGGAGGCAGCGGCGGCCCGGGCGGAATGGGCGGCCCGGGCGGCATGCAGACGGCAGTGGCAGCTACCGTGGTAAAGGCCTCGGAGCCTGTAACCGGAGACTTAAATCTGTCAACCAGTTTAACCGGAACGGTTGAGGCTGCAGACGTGGTTTACGTCTATGCAAAGGCTTCCGGCGACGTCACGTCGGTGAATGTGAAGGCGGGGGATGTGGTGGCCCAGGGCCAGGTGCTCTGTGAGATCGATACAGAGCAGGTGGATTCTGCGAAGAATTCCATGGAATCGGCGTCTGTCAATCTGTCGGAGGCAAAGAGCAATTTGAGCAGGATGCAGATCCTTTACAGCGGCGGGGATATCTCGGAACAGGAATATGAGCAGTACACGAACGCGGTTAGATCGGCCCAGCTCCAGTACGAGTCTGCAAAGCTTGCCTATGAGAAGCAGGTGGAATACAGTACGGTCACAGCGCCCATAGCAGGCCGGATCGAGAGCTGTGATGTGGAGGTTTATGACCGTGTGTCCCAGTCCGGGCAGCTCTGTGTGATCGCAGGCGAGGGAGGAAGCCGGATCACGTTCTATGTGACCCAGAGAATGTTAAAGAACTTAAACGAAGGAGATGCTCTGGAGATCATCAAGAACGGCTCGGCTTATGAGGGCCATATCAGTGAGATCAGCAGCATGGTGGACTCCGAGAGCGGCCTGTTCAAGGTAAAGGCAGAGATGGAAAATACAGATGAGATCGCCATCGGCAGCACCGTAAAGATCAATCTGGTGACGGAGCGGGCAGAGAACGCCATGCTGGTCCCGGTGGATGCCATTTATTACAGCAACAGCAACGCCTATGTCTATCTGTACCAGGACGGCGTGGCAAAGATGGCGCAGGTGGAGGTGGGCCTCTATGATTCTGAATCCGCGGAGATCCTTTCAGGGCTTTCCAGGGACGATGTGGTTGTGAGCACCTGGAGCTCCAATCTGTATGAGGGAGCGGTCATCCGACTGCAGGACGGTGAGGGGGCATAA
- a CDS encoding efflux RND transporter permease subunit encodes MGITRFVLKRPVTVVMALLCLIVFGISSVFNAKLEQMPDTDQPMLIISASYSGAGPEDMDELVTKPIEDQVSTLEGVESMTSSTSEGRTMVMLEYDYDTDIDEAYDELSKSLDSIRDLPDDVEPRIMQMNNNAQASIMLSIANASQENLYDYVDQTIVPELERLSTVAEVEMRGGSSEYIRVELNSELMKQYHVTMSDISSAMSAANLTYPSGSAVSGNLELSVSTMMENDTLDDLLRVPITTGKGKFVYLEDIATVYTAEEQQGGVSRYNGEDTISISITKQQSSTAMDLSNQVNKAISSLQADDADLQIQVARDEADTIMSSLKDVAVTMVLAVVISMIIIFVFFGDYKASLIVGSSIPTSILMSLIVMTQAGFTLNIITMSGLVLGVGMMVDNSIVVLESCFRATEAERDKGILGYARAALDGTNVVIQSIIGSTVTTCVVFIPLVFLNGMTGQMFGAMGYTIVFCMCASLLSAISVVPLSYMMYKPQERDQAPMSRPIVHLQNAYRRMMPKLLHHKVLVMAASVGIIAATLILANGMETELMTADDTGTISVSIETRPGLLSDQADEMLEKAEQIVASHEDVESYMLRYNSDSGSITAYLKDDRKMGTDEIVEQWEKEMLDIDNCTIEVSASTSMSFMGRSRGYEAIIEGTQYSEVQEVSSRIVQELIARDDVINVHSSIENTAPVVAVKVDPVSASTEGLTAAQIGTQVKQYLDGEKVATLDIDGQEVSVKAEYPEEEYRTVPQVQQMILSKPSGGYVALEDVAEIYYRDSPSSISKSDKAYQVTITADYAGGNVKEALDSEVVNPNLTGTITRGTNSRDRMMQSEFSGLYSAIAVALFLVFVVLSSQFESPKFAFMVMTTIPFSLVGSFGLLKVTGVTISMTSVLGFLILIGTVVNNGILYVDTVNQYRAEMPLETALIEAGATRLRPILMTSLTTILSMIPMALAFGDSGSTTQGLAVVNIGGLTAGVLVALLILPVYYALMNGRRERTVLDI; translated from the coding sequence ATGGGAATAACCAGATTTGTATTAAAGCGTCCGGTTACGGTCGTTATGGCGCTGCTCTGCCTGATCGTGTTCGGCATTTCCTCGGTATTTAACGCGAAGCTGGAACAGATGCCCGACACGGACCAGCCGATGCTGATCATATCGGCCAGCTATTCCGGCGCCGGTCCGGAGGATATGGATGAACTGGTGACAAAACCCATCGAGGACCAGGTCAGCACTCTGGAAGGAGTGGAGAGCATGACCTCGTCCACCAGCGAGGGACGCACCATGGTCATGCTGGAATATGATTATGATACGGATATCGATGAGGCATATGATGAACTGAGCAAGAGCCTGGACAGTATCCGGGATCTGCCGGACGATGTGGAACCCCGGATCATGCAGATGAACAACAATGCCCAGGCCAGCATCATGCTGTCCATTGCCAATGCATCCCAGGAGAACCTGTACGATTATGTGGACCAGACGATCGTGCCGGAGCTTGAACGGCTCAGCACGGTGGCAGAAGTGGAGATGCGGGGCGGTTCTTCGGAATACATAAGGGTTGAACTGAACTCGGAACTGATGAAGCAGTATCATGTTACCATGAGCGATATCTCATCTGCCATGAGTGCCGCAAACCTGACCTATCCTTCCGGAAGCGCGGTGTCCGGGAATCTGGAGCTGTCTGTTTCCACCATGATGGAAAATGATACTCTGGACGATCTTTTGAGAGTTCCGATCACGACTGGCAAGGGTAAGTTCGTCTATTTGGAGGATATTGCCACTGTCTATACGGCGGAGGAACAACAGGGCGGCGTGTCGCGCTACAACGGGGAAGATACCATCTCCATCTCTATTACAAAGCAGCAGAGCAGTACGGCGATGGATCTTTCCAATCAGGTAAACAAGGCAATCTCCAGCCTGCAGGCCGATGACGCGGATTTGCAGATCCAGGTGGCGAGGGATGAGGCGGACACGATCATGAGCTCCCTTAAGGATGTGGCGGTGACCATGGTCCTTGCGGTTGTCATTTCCATGATCATCATATTTGTCTTCTTTGGGGACTATAAGGCGTCCCTGATCGTCGGAAGCTCGATTCCGACCTCGATCCTTATGAGCCTGATCGTCATGACGCAGGCCGGATTTACACTGAATATCATCACCATGAGCGGGCTGGTCCTGGGCGTCGGGATGATGGTGGATAACTCCATCGTAGTGCTGGAAAGCTGCTTCCGTGCGACCGAGGCGGAACGGGACAAGGGAATCCTGGGCTATGCCAGAGCGGCTTTAGATGGGACCAATGTCGTGATCCAGTCTATTATTGGTTCCACGGTCACCACCTGCGTGGTGTTCATACCGCTGGTATTTTTAAATGGGATGACCGGGCAGATGTTTGGGGCCATGGGCTATACGATCGTATTCTGTATGTGCGCGTCCCTGTTGTCGGCCATCTCGGTGGTCCCTCTGTCTTATATGATGTATAAGCCCCAGGAGCGGGATCAGGCGCCCATGTCCAGGCCGATCGTCCATCTGCAGAACGCGTACCGCAGGATGATGCCAAAGCTTCTGCACCACAAGGTCCTTGTTATGGCAGCTTCCGTGGGGATCATCGCAGCGACCCTCATTCTTGCAAACGGTATGGAGACCGAGCTTATGACGGCGGATGACACCGGTACGATTTCGGTCAGTATCGAGACCAGGCCGGGACTTTTGTCGGACCAGGCGGATGAGATGCTTGAGAAAGCGGAGCAGATCGTGGCGTCCCATGAGGATGTGGAATCCTATATGCTCCGTTATAACAGTGACAGCGGGTCGATCACCGCCTATTTAAAGGATGACCGGAAGATGGGGACGGATGAGATCGTGGAGCAGTGGGAGAAGGAAATGCTGGACATCGACAACTGCACGATTGAGGTGAGCGCTTCCACATCCATGAGCTTTATGGGACGCAGCCGCGGCTATGAGGCCATCATCGAGGGAACGCAGTACAGTGAGGTGCAGGAGGTCAGCAGCCGGATCGTCCAGGAACTGATCGCGCGGGACGATGTGATAAACGTCCATTCCAGTATTGAAAATACGGCTCCGGTGGTGGCGGTTAAGGTGGACCCGGTGTCAGCCTCCACGGAAGGGCTGACGGCAGCCCAGATCGGGACCCAGGTGAAACAGTACCTGGATGGAGAAAAAGTGGCGACGCTGGATATTGACGGGCAGGAGGTCAGTGTGAAGGCTGAGTATCCGGAGGAAGAGTACCGGACCGTGCCGCAGGTCCAGCAGATGATCCTTTCAAAACCGTCCGGCGGCTATGTGGCGCTGGAGGACGTGGCGGAGATCTATTACCGTGACAGCCCATCCTCCATATCCAAGTCAGACAAAGCGTATCAGGTCACGATCACGGCAGATTATGCGGGCGGGAATGTGAAGGAGGCCCTGGACAGCGAGGTGGTGAACCCCAACCTGACAGGGACCATCACCCGCGGCACCAATTCCAGGGACCGGATGATGCAGAGCGAGTTTTCGGGGCTTTACAGCGCCATAGCAGTCGCGCTGTTCCTGGTGTTTGTGGTTCTGTCGTCCCAGTTTGAATCACCGAAGTTTGCTTTTATGGTGATGACCACGATTCCGTTTTCCCTGGTGGGTTCTTTTGGGCTTTTGAAAGTGACAGGCGTTACCATCAGTATGACCTCCGTCCTGGGATTCTTGATCCTGATCGGAACGGTCGTGAACAATGGCATCCTGTATGTGGACACGGTGAACCAGTACCGGGCGGAAATGCCGCTGGAAACGGCATTGATCGAAGCGGGGGCCACCCGTCTGCGCCCGATCCTGATGACCAGCTTGACGACCATCCTTTCCATGATCCCTATGGCCCTGGCATTCGGGGACAGCGGCTCCACCACCCAGGGACTTGCGGTGGTAAATATCGGCGGCCTGACTGCCGGTGTGCTGGTGGCACTGCTTATCCTGCCGGTTTATTATGCACTGATGAACGGCAGGAGGGAGAGGACAGTCTTGGATATTTGA
- a CDS encoding TolC family protein, translated as MKRWGITGAASAAMFLILQPMQAYAGSPEFAYTAEKWAALRDDKLEYDEIADLVHEYNNTVIQNQIAYKEEKDDDRDDVAQDYYDRANEIYDNITYPDSDDANYGSQMAAALQNEQQAEALMKQGDESTDDSETKKLGYDKTEAALVKQAQGLMITYWNQYYSLDSQREKKAQAEASYQSEQNRLAAGMSTQAKVLSAKEAVSTAEASILSGESSLEKTKESLCLMLGWTYGSDVEIGELPEPDMDRIAATDIDADIQAAVENNYTYRITKKQLANARTSTVKEKLTQTEKNQREAISTNVKAAYSSLILARSNYEQAIKALELEQTNMASAENKLQAGTITRTSYQNQQSVCLTAEVTVRTRKLDLLQALVDYDWAVGGLAAVS; from the coding sequence ATGAAAAGATGGGGTATAACAGGCGCGGCATCTGCAGCCATGTTTCTGATCCTGCAGCCCATGCAGGCCTATGCGGGAAGCCCGGAGTTTGCCTACACGGCTGAAAAATGGGCGGCGCTGCGGGATGATAAGCTGGAGTATGACGAGATCGCAGACCTGGTGCATGAATACAACAATACAGTGATCCAGAACCAGATCGCTTATAAAGAGGAGAAGGATGACGACCGGGATGATGTGGCGCAGGATTACTACGACCGTGCCAATGAGATCTATGATAATATCACGTACCCGGATTCTGACGACGCAAACTACGGCAGCCAGATGGCGGCGGCGCTCCAGAATGAACAGCAGGCGGAAGCGCTGATGAAGCAGGGGGATGAGAGCACGGATGACAGCGAGACCAAAAAGCTGGGATACGATAAGACAGAGGCGGCTCTTGTCAAACAGGCCCAGGGACTGATGATCACTTACTGGAATCAGTACTACAGCCTGGACAGCCAGCGGGAGAAGAAGGCGCAGGCGGAGGCATCCTATCAGTCGGAACAGAACAGATTGGCAGCCGGCATGTCCACCCAGGCTAAAGTGCTGAGTGCGAAGGAGGCGGTCTCCACGGCGGAGGCCTCCATCCTGTCGGGTGAGAGCAGCCTGGAAAAGACAAAGGAAAGCCTGTGCCTGATGCTGGGCTGGACTTACGGTTCCGATGTGGAGATCGGAGAACTGCCGGAACCAGATATGGACCGGATCGCTGCGACGGACATCGATGCGGATATCCAGGCGGCAGTGGAGAATAACTACACTTACAGGATCACGAAAAAACAGCTTGCCAATGCAAGAACCTCTACAGTGAAGGAAAAACTTACCCAGACTGAGAAAAACCAGAGGGAAGCCATTTCTACCAATGTAAAGGCGGCATATTCCAGCCTGATCCTGGCCCGCTCCAATTATGAGCAGGCGATAAAGGCGCTTGAACTGGAGCAGACGAACATGGCTTCTGCTGAAAATAAACTGCAGGCCGGCACCATAACCAGGACTTCCTACCAGAATCAGCAGTCCGTCTGCCTGACGGCGGAAGTGACCGTGCGCACCCGGAAGCTGGATCTGCTTCAGGCATTGGTGGATTATGACTGGGCTGTAGGCGGCCTGGCTGCTGTTTCCTGA
- a CDS encoding TolC family protein, which produces MDRRKLAGKLAAAAICVSAAAATTTGWNIPAFAGEEAAIGEEAVVIEYGNLSQLVMNNQDLQSETENYNTTIENYQSLLKSLEEERDYMKFLAEKYEDDADAEGSYKSNAAILNNSISQINRRLSAQYRKSGTISVEKIVDSYTITAQTLMNTYNQMALNVDVKEKAVEAAKAAYEAAVNSQASGMATASEVLEASDSLARERNLLEAYRQQETQARFDLLSTLGIEDSGQVTVGKIPEPDLEAIGAIDFESDRETAVNNNKTVQNARHANAGTYTEQARKAGTEAEAEGNARASIQAAWQEIQSSMLSYEAALDSFESASMIYQSLLRRNQEGMLTRAEFLEGEAAYLQAGADKETASMNLYQAWETYRWEVKGVS; this is translated from the coding sequence ATGGACAGGAGAAAATTGGCAGGAAAATTGGCAGCGGCGGCGATCTGTGTATCGGCAGCGGCGGCAACAACAACCGGCTGGAATATCCCGGCATTTGCCGGTGAAGAAGCGGCGATCGGTGAAGAAGCTGTGGTGATTGAATATGGGAATCTAAGCCAGCTGGTAATGAATAATCAGGATTTACAATCGGAGACGGAGAACTACAACACGACCATTGAAAATTATCAGAGCCTGTTGAAAAGCCTGGAGGAGGAGCGGGACTATATGAAGTTCCTGGCAGAAAAATACGAGGATGATGCGGATGCAGAGGGTTCCTACAAGTCAAACGCAGCAATCCTTAACAATTCCATCAGCCAGATCAACCGCAGGCTGTCGGCGCAGTACCGGAAGTCCGGGACCATATCGGTGGAAAAAATCGTCGATTCCTACACGATCACGGCTCAGACCCTGATGAATACCTACAACCAGATGGCGCTCAATGTGGATGTGAAGGAAAAGGCGGTCGAGGCGGCCAAAGCCGCTTATGAGGCGGCGGTTAACAGCCAGGCCTCCGGTATGGCGACCGCGTCTGAGGTCCTGGAAGCTTCCGACAGCCTGGCCAGGGAGCGGAATCTGCTGGAAGCTTACCGTCAGCAGGAGACGCAGGCGAGATTTGACCTTTTGTCCACGCTGGGGATAGAGGACAGCGGACAGGTGACAGTCGGGAAGATCCCGGAACCGGATCTGGAAGCGATCGGCGCCATTGATTTTGAGTCGGACAGGGAAACGGCAGTCAATAATAACAAAACGGTGCAGAACGCCCGCCATGCAAACGCCGGTACCTATACGGAACAGGCGCGCAAGGCGGGGACAGAGGCGGAGGCCGAAGGGAATGCCAGAGCCTCTATCCAGGCGGCCTGGCAGGAGATCCAGTCCTCCATGCTTTCCTATGAGGCGGCGCTGGATTCTTTTGAGAGTGCTTCCATGATCTACCAGTCCTTGCTTCGCAGAAACCAGGAGGGGATGCTGACCCGGGCGGAATTTTTAGAGGGGGAGGCAGCGTACCTTCAGGCCGGTGCTGACAAGGAAACAGCGTCCATGAATCTGTATCAGGCATGGGAAACGTACCGGTGGGAGGTGAAGGGCGTCTCGTGA